From the Brevibacillus choshinensis genome, one window contains:
- a CDS encoding LysE family translocator, whose amino-acid sequence MSWFLSGFFLSLSLCLDLGIVNVAIIRTGVARGLLPSFLIGVGSSFGDLIYALLSMLGISLLLENRIVRWVLWLGGTVILLYMTWNMIKEFRRPKEIDLQESEERQIDRRRSWKDFSSGLGLALASPSAILWFATIGGSVIASSNADSTADLLLFFGGFFVASITWSLFMAGVSSQGGKWLGNRLVRGFSFVSALLFLYFAGKVFIDGYHTLL is encoded by the coding sequence GTGAGCTGGTTTCTTTCCGGCTTTTTTCTTTCGCTTTCACTTTGTCTGGATCTGGGTATCGTGAACGTCGCCATTATTCGTACCGGTGTGGCGAGAGGCTTGCTTCCGTCCTTTTTGATCGGGGTCGGCTCCAGCTTTGGTGACTTGATCTACGCCTTACTTTCCATGTTAGGCATTTCTTTGCTCCTTGAAAATCGCATCGTCCGCTGGGTGCTCTGGCTGGGTGGAACGGTCATCTTGCTGTACATGACCTGGAACATGATCAAAGAGTTCCGCAGACCAAAGGAGATTGACCTGCAAGAATCGGAAGAGCGACAGATCGATCGCAGACGGAGCTGGAAGGACTTTTCCTCAGGACTCGGTCTGGCGTTAGCTTCCCCGTCCGCAATTCTTTGGTTCGCGACGATTGGCGGAAGTGTCATCGCTTCATCCAATGCAGATTCGACAGCAGATCTTCTCCTGTTTTTCGGTGGCTTCTTTGTGGCCTCCATCACCTGGTCACTGTTTATGGCAGGGGTGTCGAGCCAAGGGGGCAAATGGTTAGGAAACAGACTCGTTCGTGGTTTTTCGTTTGTTTCTGCCCTGCTTTTTCTCTATTTCGCGGGCAAGGTCTTCATAGACGGCTATCATACATTGCTGTAG
- a CDS encoding MDR family MFS transporter produces MRAKIMVALMLATFLAAMEGTIVSTAVPRITSELSGFEQVSWVYAIYMLATAVSAPIYGKLADLFGRKNVLMFGIGIFLVGSTLCGLAMSMEQMIIYRAIQGLGAGSVMPITMTIIGDLYNDQSSRAKAQGWISAVWGLSGVAGPLVGGFLVDTISWRYIFFLNLPFGFLSFFMLVLFYKEKLGVKAKRHIDYPGALIFSIGTIALLYALLTGSQNQSWLSPTIISLIVFSLMTYVIFVSVERKSPEPLIPLSLFTNRNVTLINVLTLLINAIVISLVVYLPIWSQGVLGESATMAGFVLTPMPVCWTFGSVISGNLLGRLRVEQLITGGTAVLTIASILLFFLSAHSPGFFIYVAVGLIGLGMGLISPIVMVKIQASVPVDKRGTAVALNTFTATFSQTFGAAVFGMFFNMVTVASGQKNLGSSFESGGMPVEQLIHIRDILASGVHVVFTGTLVVAACSFVLALMIAKAQRGTVEMKGK; encoded by the coding sequence ATGAGGGCAAAAATCATGGTGGCGTTGATGCTGGCGACGTTCCTGGCAGCGATGGAAGGGACGATTGTGAGTACGGCAGTGCCTCGGATTACGAGTGAGTTGTCAGGATTTGAACAGGTCAGCTGGGTGTATGCCATTTACATGCTGGCAACGGCAGTTTCTGCGCCGATTTACGGAAAGCTGGCCGATTTGTTTGGTAGAAAAAACGTTCTCATGTTCGGAATCGGTATTTTTCTGGTAGGTTCTACACTATGTGGACTCGCGATGTCCATGGAGCAGATGATTATTTATCGTGCGATACAGGGCTTGGGAGCAGGTTCTGTCATGCCGATTACGATGACCATTATCGGGGACTTGTACAATGACCAGTCCTCACGTGCAAAGGCACAGGGATGGATTAGTGCGGTATGGGGTCTGTCCGGTGTAGCAGGTCCATTGGTAGGCGGATTCTTGGTTGATACCATCTCTTGGCGTTACATTTTCTTCTTGAACTTGCCTTTTGGTTTCTTGTCCTTTTTCATGCTCGTTCTCTTTTACAAGGAGAAGCTCGGCGTCAAGGCCAAGCGTCATATTGATTATCCAGGGGCGCTCATCTTCAGTATCGGGACGATTGCTCTGCTGTACGCCCTCTTGACAGGTAGCCAAAATCAGTCGTGGTTGAGCCCGACGATTATTTCCTTGATTGTATTTAGCTTGATGACATATGTGATCTTCGTGTCAGTAGAGAGAAAGTCACCTGAGCCTTTGATCCCTCTCTCCTTGTTTACGAACCGCAACGTCACACTGATCAACGTGCTGACTCTGCTCATCAATGCGATCGTGATCAGTCTGGTGGTCTACTTGCCGATCTGGAGTCAGGGGGTACTGGGAGAGAGCGCGACCATGGCTGGTTTCGTCCTCACGCCCATGCCCGTTTGCTGGACATTCGGTTCGGTCATTTCAGGCAATTTGCTAGGACGACTGCGCGTGGAACAATTGATTACTGGTGGCACGGCTGTACTGACGATCGCATCGATACTTCTATTTTTCCTATCGGCTCATTCACCAGGCTTCTTCATTTATGTGGCGGTCGGCTTGATCGGCTTGGGGATGGGGCTCATCAGTCCGATCGTCATGGTCAAGATTCAAGCGTCCGTTCCAGTAGACAAGCGCGGGACAGCAGTCGCGTTGAATACCTTCACCGCTACGTTTAGCCAGACCTTTGGGGCAGCTGTATTCGGTATGTTCTTCAACATGGTGACGGTAGCGAGCGGTCAAAAAAATCTCGGCTCCTCGTTTGAGAGTGGTGGGATGCCCGTCGAGCAGCTGATACACATCCGCGACATTTTAGCGTCAGGAGTACACGTCGTTTTCACGGGGACATTAGTGGTCGCTGCATGCAGCTTTGTTCTCGCTCTGATGATCGCAAAAGCGCAACGTGGGACTGTTGAAATGAAAGGGAAATAA
- a CDS encoding NUDIX hydrolase — protein sequence MKEEQLDIFDETGAHIGVAARSEVHRLGHWHQTFHCWIYRVLEGKIQLLFQKRHPEKDTFPDLLDITSAGHLVASEEPEDGVRELEEELGLTVSFDELHRIGVIKDVGTAPGIIDKELCHVFAYPFDQPLHDYVLQPEEVTGLVWVDLDELELLFAGSGDKLEVAGFLSEPDGTRQDVVLQVDQTAFVPHESHYYQQVFTAIRVLGNAI from the coding sequence ATGAAGGAAGAACAGCTGGATATCTTCGACGAAACAGGGGCGCATATCGGAGTCGCAGCGAGATCAGAGGTACACCGCCTTGGACACTGGCATCAGACCTTTCATTGCTGGATTTATCGGGTGCTTGAAGGCAAGATTCAGCTGCTGTTTCAAAAACGACATCCCGAAAAGGATACGTTTCCGGATCTCTTGGACATTACGTCAGCGGGGCACCTGGTAGCCTCTGAGGAGCCAGAGGACGGGGTACGAGAGCTGGAGGAGGAACTGGGGCTTACTGTTTCCTTTGATGAGCTCCATCGCATCGGGGTGATCAAGGATGTGGGGACCGCTCCAGGCATTATCGACAAGGAGCTATGCCATGTGTTTGCCTATCCATTTGACCAGCCTCTGCACGACTATGTTCTGCAACCGGAAGAAGTCACGGGTCTGGTTTGGGTTGATCTGGACGAACTGGAGCTACTGTTTGCGGGAAGCGGGGACAAGCTCGAAGTGGCAGGATTTTTGTCCGAGCCGGATGGGACGAGGCAAGACGTCGTTCTGCAAGTAGATCAAACGGCGTTTGTGCCGCACGAGAGCCATTACTATCAGCAGGTATTTACCGCCATACGCGTGCTTGGAAATGCCATATAA
- a CDS encoding purine/pyrimidine permease, with protein sequence MRIQSPGWHESLGALQWFVYLLVYSIPIPIVIGGLYHLPAPEVEGLMQRTFLVAGATTVLQGVFGHRRPIIDGPAGIWLSVFVILGDMALRSGGDPANTLSLLTGSMMLAGIVLLLISRVAHRFAGWFTPLVTGSFMLLLSIQLGGVFLKGMLGAGHGPLTSTHALPGLIAIGVFLFVFGLSVWGKGWWKSYAVLIGIAVGWLVFSCLGLRPMSVANLTWFRLPEVFVWGAPHLDLGMAIAVFPLILMLLSSTMAATESMDQVLEKQAEEDPKHVFRSTAVSGVTHLLSASFSTVGIVPLGGSAGYVRMTGHRRIAPFLIGGLIMACLSFMPAVIGVLTMLPAPVAYAVELAAFVPMVGLGVRAIMREAMTERRLTILGVTLLVGTSLLFLPADTFAAAPAIVQYIAGNGLLVGVLIVLILERIWVEPDSKGKKSSLKPSMKC encoded by the coding sequence ATGAGAATACAATCCCCAGGCTGGCATGAATCGCTGGGAGCCTTGCAATGGTTTGTTTATTTGCTCGTCTATTCGATTCCTATCCCCATCGTGATCGGAGGGCTGTACCATTTGCCTGCTCCCGAGGTAGAAGGACTGATGCAGCGAACGTTCCTCGTGGCAGGAGCAACGACTGTCCTGCAAGGAGTGTTCGGACATCGCCGGCCGATTATTGATGGGCCTGCTGGCATTTGGCTGAGCGTATTTGTCATTCTCGGAGATATGGCGCTACGGAGTGGTGGTGATCCTGCAAACACTTTGTCATTGCTTACGGGTAGCATGATGCTAGCAGGAATTGTCCTGCTGCTCATCAGCAGAGTGGCACATCGATTTGCGGGCTGGTTTACACCCCTGGTGACTGGCTCCTTTATGCTCTTGCTCTCCATTCAATTGGGAGGCGTGTTTTTGAAAGGAATGCTGGGGGCGGGGCATGGCCCCTTGACGAGTACGCATGCTTTACCTGGACTCATTGCGATAGGCGTTTTTCTATTTGTCTTTGGTTTGTCTGTATGGGGAAAAGGATGGTGGAAAAGCTATGCCGTCCTGATCGGGATCGCAGTCGGTTGGCTCGTTTTCTCCTGTCTGGGGCTGCGACCAATGAGTGTTGCGAATCTCACTTGGTTTCGACTTCCGGAAGTATTTGTCTGGGGAGCGCCACACTTGGATCTTGGAATGGCCATAGCGGTTTTCCCTCTTATCTTGATGCTGCTCTCTAGCACCATGGCTGCGACTGAATCGATGGATCAGGTTCTCGAAAAGCAGGCAGAGGAGGACCCGAAGCATGTGTTTCGAAGCACCGCAGTAAGTGGGGTGACGCATTTGCTTTCTGCTTCCTTTTCTACGGTAGGCATCGTTCCGCTAGGGGGAAGTGCTGGTTATGTTCGGATGACAGGGCATCGCAGAATCGCTCCTTTCTTGATAGGTGGGCTGATCATGGCGTGTCTTTCCTTCATGCCAGCCGTCATTGGTGTGCTGACGATGCTGCCCGCACCTGTTGCCTATGCTGTCGAGCTGGCCGCATTTGTCCCCATGGTAGGCCTGGGAGTGAGGGCCATTATGCGGGAGGCCATGACTGAGCGGAGACTGACGATTTTAGGGGTGACACTCCTCGTGGGGACATCGCTTCTATTCTTGCCAGCGGATACGTTTGCAGCGGCGCCTGCTATCGTCCAATACATCGCGGGCAATGGTCTTTTGGTGGGAGTGCTGATTGTATTGATATTAGAGCGAATTTGGGTGGAACCTGATTCGAAAGGAAAGAAATCGTCGCTAAAACCCTCGATGAAATGTTAG